A region of the Methanobrevibacter ruminantium M1 genome:
TGAACGTGCCACCGGTCTTCGAAAGCAAGCCTATGGCCGTATATCATCTGTTGTACATAAGATTGAAAAGGACCTTGACTTTTTGGACTTTGCAAAGCAAAGCCTTAGAAACATGCCTACTGTAGACTTTGATGCAATAAGCATTGTAATTGCAGGATTTCCAAATGTTGGAAAGTCAACATTACTAACCCACATTACAGATGCTGAGCCTCAAGTTGCAAACTATCCATTTACAACCAAAGGTATTCAGATTGGGCATTTTGAAAAAAGATGGCAGCACTATCAAATCATTGACACTCCCGGTCTTCTAGACAGGCCTATTGGAGACATGAATGATATTGAGCTTAATGCTATGGTGGCTCTTGAGCATCTGGCTGATGCAATACTCTTTATCTTTGATGCATCTGAAACATGTGGATATGCCCTTGAGAATCAGTACAATCTTCTGGAGGAAATCAAGAATGTCTTTGATGCCCCTATCATATATTTATTTAATAAGATGGACATTTCAGACTATGATGGAGCAAGGCATGACTATGTTCAGGAGTATATTGATAAGACTGAGAATCCATTGCTTATCTCTGCAGCTGAAGGTGAAGGATTGGAAGAGATCATTCAGTTAATTCAGCAGGTTGAAAAAAGAGAGATAGCTGAAGAAGATGAAGATGAATATGAAGATGATGAAAACTATTTTGATTTGACTTAAAACTAAAATCAAGAATGAAACTTGATAAAACTATTCTGATTTGACTTAAGTCGAATCAAAACTTTTTATTTTTTTACACCTAAACACACCAAGCTACTTTCCTACAAGAATGTGAAATTTTAGCGATTTTTAAAAATTTCAAAATTAATTATTTTTTAACATTCAACAACTAAATCAAAAGAAATAAATATGAAAATAAACTATTTTTTATATGAAAAATTAAAGATCTTAAAAAATGTATACAAATTTAAAAAATGTGTACACGAATAGAAAACTTTATATACTAAAAGATCCATAGTTCAAGTATACATTAGTAACAAAAGTATACTAAAAGATTTTTGGATATGAAATTCCCTTTTTGGGAATGGAAATGTCTTAAAAAAAATGTTGAATTTTAATAAAATTATGTAAAGGAGATCGATAATATGGCTGAAGATATGAGCGAAAATATTGAAACCAAATCTGACTTTAAAGACAAAGCTGAAGAATTCAAAGCAAAAGCTGAAGCAAGAACTGAAGCTAACAAAGAAAAATGGGATGAAACCTACAACAAAGG
Encoded here:
- a CDS encoding NOG1 family protein, translating into MMLPTIPTPDELLDKGFRRGKKAADLRRGEKMPKRLKGKRIEETRVITACQVIKDRLKMILDRTPEIEELPEFYQDYIDITVGVDDFKQALGAVNWAYGIITQLEKEYGAKIRKAPSERATGLRKQAYGRISSVVHKIEKDLDFLDFAKQSLRNMPTVDFDAISIVIAGFPNVGKSTLLTHITDAEPQVANYPFTTKGIQIGHFEKRWQHYQIIDTPGLLDRPIGDMNDIELNAMVALEHLADAILFIFDASETCGYALENQYNLLEEIKNVFDAPIIYLFNKMDISDYDGARHDYVQEYIDKTENPLLISAAEGEGLEEIIQLIQQVEKREIAEEDEDEYEDDENYFDLT